The Paenibacillus sp. RUD330 genome has a segment encoding these proteins:
- a CDS encoding cation diffusion facilitator family transporter — MTTDSTKTGFWQLVKKGNTSSATAAIGNTGLAIVKGIAAATTGSGAMFASTMHSIADAINQGFVFAGSVLAEKKPTKRFPTGFGRVINLFCMIAVLVVTVMAYETIREGFHLLAHPVHSSGFWLNLIVLLLSLAVDGFVLVKAMKEIMHEARVEAKGTGIVAAAFRNVGRAAPPTRLVFYEDLVATTGALLALIAVIVTSLTSFELLDGISTILIGFLMIGVAFRVGYDNMVGLIGVAAPRDVEDKVARIILAHPQVRDIFQMRILQEGRYYHIDGTLELEPGLTLANADDIIFKVRDSLLGDPDIADVALGIIEDQGVPNWKFETQE, encoded by the coding sequence ATGACTACCGATTCGACGAAAACCGGCTTCTGGCAATTAGTGAAGAAAGGAAACACTTCGTCCGCGACAGCGGCGATCGGCAATACAGGCCTTGCCATCGTTAAGGGCATCGCCGCCGCCACGACGGGAAGCGGCGCCATGTTCGCATCCACGATGCATTCCATCGCCGACGCGATCAATCAGGGGTTCGTGTTCGCAGGCAGCGTCCTGGCGGAGAAGAAGCCGACCAAGCGGTTTCCGACCGGATTCGGACGTGTCATCAATCTGTTCTGCATGATCGCCGTTCTCGTCGTCACCGTCATGGCGTATGAAACGATCCGCGAAGGCTTTCATCTCCTTGCGCATCCGGTCCATTCGAGCGGCTTCTGGCTCAATCTGATCGTGCTGCTCCTGTCGCTGGCGGTGGACGGATTCGTACTCGTCAAGGCGATGAAGGAGATCATGCATGAAGCCCGGGTGGAAGCCAAGGGAACGGGCATCGTCGCCGCAGCCTTCCGCAACGTAGGCAGGGCCGCCCCTCCGACCCGGCTGGTCTTCTACGAGGATCTCGTCGCCACGACAGGAGCATTGCTCGCGCTGATCGCGGTCATCGTGACGTCGCTGACGAGCTTCGAGCTGCTGGACGGCATCTCGACCATCCTCATCGGCTTCCTCATGATCGGCGTCGCCTTCCGGGTCGGCTACGACAATATGGTCGGCTTGATCGGCGTTGCCGCGCCGAGGGATGTCGAGGACAAGGTCGCCCGCATCATCCTGGCGCATCCTCAAGTCCGGGACATCTTCCAGATGAGGATCCTTCAGGAAGGCCGCTATTATCATATCGACGGCACACTCGAGCTGGAGCCGGGCCTTACGCTGGCGAATGCGGACGACATCATCTTCAAGGTCAGGGACAGCCTGCTCGGCGATCCCGATATCGCGGATGTCGCCCTCGGCATCATCGAGGATCAGGGCGTCCCCAACTGGAAGTTCGAGACGCAGGAGTAA
- a CDS encoding protein adenylyltransferase SelO — protein sequence MKETDSKTSFGWNFDNSYARLPELFFTRLDPKPVSSPSLIVLNERLAAAMGLDPEALRSGQGADYLSGNAVPEGAEPLAQAYAGHQFGHFNRLGDGRAILLGEQITPEGHRIDIQLKGSGPTPYSRRGDGRAALGPMLREHIISEAMHGLGIPTTRSLAVTATGDEVYRESVLPGAVLTRTAASHLRVGTFQFAAQWGTMDDLERLSDYALRRHYAGLYRPDDAGRHLVLLREVIFRQASLIAKWMLAGFIHGVMNTDNMAISGETIDYGPCAFMDAFDPATVFSSIDSQGRYAYGSQPQIAAWNLARLAESLLPLLHDDEEEAVRLAEHELRRFAESYGRHWLDGMRAKLGLFHEEPEDQELVDELLRLMKEHRADYTNTFRFLATGKRMPDDILCDSQAFSAWMAKRQARLDRQPQTAEQSAVLMRASNPAVIPRNHRVEEALAAAEQGDPSVMEKLLAALENPYGHRPGQDEFAVSSGQSAGSYRTFCGT from the coding sequence ATGAAAGAAACCGATAGCAAGACCAGCTTTGGCTGGAACTTCGACAACAGCTACGCCCGCCTGCCGGAGCTCTTCTTTACCCGGCTCGATCCCAAGCCCGTATCGTCCCCGAGCCTGATCGTGCTCAACGAGCGGCTGGCGGCCGCCATGGGACTGGATCCCGAGGCGCTTCGCAGCGGTCAGGGAGCCGATTACCTGTCCGGCAACGCCGTTCCGGAAGGAGCGGAGCCGCTGGCCCAAGCCTATGCCGGCCATCAGTTCGGGCATTTCAACAGGCTTGGCGACGGCAGGGCGATCCTGCTCGGTGAACAGATCACCCCTGAGGGGCATCGGATCGATATCCAGCTGAAGGGCTCCGGACCGACGCCGTATTCCCGCCGCGGAGACGGCAGGGCGGCTCTGGGGCCGATGCTGAGGGAGCATATCATCAGCGAAGCGATGCACGGACTCGGCATTCCGACGACGCGCAGCCTCGCCGTGACCGCAACGGGAGATGAGGTTTACCGCGAATCCGTGCTGCCCGGCGCCGTCCTGACGAGGACGGCCGCCAGCCATCTGCGAGTCGGAACGTTCCAGTTCGCGGCACAGTGGGGGACGATGGACGATCTCGAGCGGCTGTCCGACTATGCCTTGCGGAGGCATTATGCCGGCCTCTACAGACCGGACGATGCCGGCCGCCATCTCGTCCTGCTCCGGGAGGTCATCTTCCGCCAAGCTTCGCTGATCGCGAAGTGGATGCTCGCCGGCTTCATCCATGGCGTGATGAATACCGACAACATGGCGATCAGCGGGGAAACGATCGATTACGGGCCTTGCGCCTTCATGGATGCCTTCGATCCCGCCACCGTGTTCAGCTCCATCGATTCGCAAGGTCGGTACGCCTATGGCAGCCAGCCGCAGATCGCGGCATGGAACCTAGCCCGCCTGGCGGAGTCGCTGCTGCCGCTGCTGCATGACGACGAGGAAGAGGCGGTCCGGCTGGCCGAGCATGAGCTCAGAAGATTCGCCGAGTCCTATGGCAGGCACTGGCTGGACGGAATGCGCGCTAAGCTCGGTTTATTCCATGAAGAGCCTGAGGATCAAGAGCTCGTGGACGAGCTGCTGCGGCTGATGAAGGAGCATAGGGCCGACTATACGAACACATTCCGCTTCCTGGCGACCGGCAAGCGGATGCCGGACGACATCCTGTGCGATTCGCAGGCATTCTCGGCTTGGATGGCCAAGCGGCAGGCGAGACTGGACAGGCAGCCGCAGACGGCCGAGCAGTCGGCCGTTCTGATGCGCGCCAGCAATCCGGCGGTGATTCCGCGCAATCATCGGGTGGAAGAAGCGCTGGCGGCGGCGGAACAAGGAGATCCGAGCGTCATGGAAAAGCTGCTGGCGGCGCTCGAAAACCCTTACGGCCATCGTCCCGGCCAAGACGAATTCGCTGTTTCATCCGGACAATCCGCAGGCTCCTACCGTACCTTCTGCGGAACCTGA
- a CDS encoding methyl-accepting chemotaxis protein translates to MKKYRFLPKRSLIRTSVLLLAVLFLGVMSLTAAFAYQSQKNEFHNQLRELGKAMKGQVQLHAVEIAEASAVLDRKEAPAAEAFKMLKAQLVAMSAEDLVISNAYLMLPEVREDGGKRALVNLQGNMDTEAMQPGSVYEMSAVFEDAFNKAMKEGFALTVPYADSEGEWVSYLSPIKDAQGKTLALFGVDFHYDDVKSSLSRMLWKDILAGGGFTVVALLLIIYFVYRTLKPLRQLAEVAKLAAEGDLTQEIPVNSENEIGQAAAAFNRMIASLRELTGNIQLAARSVSSSSNRLQDSSRQAVEATNEIAASTGQAAAGSEQQFQSTRECQTAMTEMAIGIQRIAESTSIVSELAAETSEKAADGEGDMERVVGQMRKIEIDLNDTAAIIRELEEHGGRIGEIMAMISDIASQTNLLALNASIESARAGEHGKGFAVVAQEIRKLAERSVSSSKQITEILSAIGNGTSGAAASLERSAHEARYGTEIAQQTGLAFSSIVKSIQEVNSQVQEVSASSEQMSAGTEEIAASLDELERIAVTAAKLAGSIATAAEQQSAAMGQVAGSSEQLQQMAENLTGIVSKFKI, encoded by the coding sequence ATGAAAAAATACCGGTTCTTGCCCAAACGAAGTCTGATTCGAACGAGCGTGCTGCTGCTGGCTGTCCTTTTCCTCGGGGTCATGAGCCTGACTGCGGCTTTTGCCTATCAGAGCCAGAAAAATGAGTTCCACAACCAGCTGCGCGAATTGGGCAAGGCCATGAAAGGCCAGGTGCAGCTCCATGCCGTCGAGATCGCGGAAGCATCGGCTGTGCTGGACCGCAAGGAAGCTCCCGCGGCAGAAGCCTTCAAGATGCTCAAGGCGCAGCTCGTCGCCATGTCCGCCGAAGACCTCGTCATCAGCAACGCCTATCTGATGCTGCCCGAAGTCCGGGAAGACGGCGGTAAGCGCGCCCTTGTCAATCTTCAGGGAAATATGGATACCGAAGCCATGCAGCCGGGCTCCGTCTACGAGATGTCCGCTGTTTTCGAGGATGCGTTCAACAAGGCGATGAAGGAAGGCTTCGCGCTGACGGTTCCTTACGCCGATTCCGAAGGCGAGTGGGTCTCGTATTTGTCCCCGATCAAGGACGCCCAAGGCAAGACGCTCGCCCTGTTCGGCGTCGATTTCCACTACGATGACGTCAAGTCGAGCCTGTCCCGGATGTTGTGGAAGGATATTTTGGCCGGGGGAGGATTCACCGTAGTCGCTCTCCTGCTCATCATTTACTTCGTCTACCGCACGCTCAAGCCGCTTCGTCAGCTGGCCGAAGTGGCGAAGCTGGCGGCGGAAGGCGATCTGACCCAAGAAATTCCGGTCAACAGCGAAAATGAGATCGGACAGGCAGCCGCAGCCTTCAACCGGATGATCGCCAGCCTGCGGGAGCTCACCGGCAACATCCAGCTGGCGGCGAGGAGCGTGTCCAGCTCCTCCAACCGGCTTCAGGACAGCTCGAGGCAGGCCGTGGAGGCGACGAATGAGATCGCCGCTTCGACAGGCCAGGCGGCAGCGGGCTCCGAGCAGCAATTCCAGAGCACGAGGGAATGCCAGACGGCGATGACGGAAATGGCGATCGGCATCCAGCGCATCGCCGAATCCACCTCGATCGTATCGGAGCTCGCCGCCGAGACGTCGGAGAAAGCGGCTGATGGCGAAGGCGACATGGAGCGCGTCGTCGGGCAGATGAGAAAAATCGAAATCGATCTGAACGACACGGCCGCGATCATTCGGGAGCTGGAGGAGCATGGCGGCAGAATCGGAGAGATCATGGCGATGATCTCGGATATCGCGAGCCAGACCAATCTGCTCGCGCTGAACGCTTCGATCGAATCGGCCCGCGCGGGCGAGCATGGCAAGGGCTTCGCGGTCGTCGCCCAGGAAATCCGCAAGCTGGCCGAGCGTTCGGTGTCCTCTTCCAAGCAGATCACGGAAATATTGTCGGCAATCGGCAACGGCACGAGCGGGGCGGCGGCATCGCTGGAGCGTTCGGCCCATGAAGCGAGGTATGGAACGGAAATCGCCCAGCAGACCGGTCTGGCGTTCAGCTCCATCGTAAAATCGATTCAGGAAGTGAACAGCCAGGTGCAGGAGGTATCGGCTTCCTCGGAGCAGATGTCGGCAGGGACCGAGGAGATCGCCGCCTCGCTTGACGAGCTGGAAAGGATCGCGGTTACCGCGGCCAAGCTTGCGGGCAGCATCGCCACGGCGGCGGAGCAGCAATCCGCGGCTATGGGCCAAGTGGCCGGCTCCTCGGAGCAGCTGCAGCAGATGGCGGAAAATCTGACCGGAATCGTGAGCAAGTTCAAGATCTGA
- the rhaS gene encoding rhamnose ABC transporter substrate-binding protein, with product MKKIVATLVSAILIVGLLAACSSNGNGANAGQEGTSGGAAGDKQKYAIIFKNTGNPYGEKEMEGYKEAIQELGHEVILKAPDQPTAEAQIAMIDELISQKVSSIAIAANDPDALQPALEKAMNAGIKVVSLDSAVNAESRQLHVNQADPERIGRTLVQGIVDMIGGSGEIAILSATSQATNQNAWIEWMKKELEDPKYKDVKLVKVAYGDDLRDKSVSETEALLKSYPNLKGIIAPTTVGVAAAGKVLTDKGLKGKVQLTGLGLPSEMAEYIESGICQWMYLWNPIDVGYLAGFASEGLVSGKITGKVGDKIAAGKLGEKEVIQDGDGTQIMLGDPFKFDAGNIAEWKAVY from the coding sequence ATGAAAAAGATCGTTGCAACGCTCGTATCCGCCATCCTGATCGTGGGCTTGCTGGCCGCCTGCAGCTCCAACGGCAACGGCGCCAATGCGGGACAGGAAGGCACATCCGGAGGCGCTGCCGGAGACAAGCAGAAGTATGCCATCATCTTCAAGAATACCGGCAACCCTTACGGAGAGAAGGAGATGGAGGGGTACAAGGAAGCGATACAGGAGCTCGGCCATGAGGTCATCCTGAAAGCTCCCGACCAGCCTACGGCCGAAGCCCAAATCGCGATGATCGACGAGCTCATTTCCCAGAAGGTAAGCTCCATCGCCATCGCCGCCAACGATCCGGACGCGCTGCAGCCGGCGCTTGAGAAGGCGATGAACGCCGGCATCAAAGTCGTCTCGCTCGATTCGGCCGTCAACGCCGAGAGCCGCCAGCTGCACGTCAACCAAGCCGATCCCGAGCGGATCGGACGCACGCTGGTCCAGGGCATCGTGGACATGATCGGCGGCTCCGGCGAAATCGCCATTTTGAGCGCAACGTCCCAGGCGACGAACCAGAACGCATGGATCGAATGGATGAAGAAGGAGCTTGAAGATCCGAAGTACAAGGACGTGAAGCTGGTGAAAGTCGCTTACGGCGACGATCTTCGCGACAAGAGCGTATCCGAGACGGAAGCTCTGCTGAAGTCCTACCCGAACCTGAAGGGCATCATCGCTCCTACGACCGTAGGCGTGGCGGCAGCCGGCAAGGTGCTTACGGACAAAGGCCTCAAAGGCAAGGTCCAGCTGACGGGACTCGGTCTTCCGAGCGAAATGGCCGAGTACATTGAAAGCGGCATCTGCCAATGGATGTATCTGTGGAACCCGATCGATGTCGGCTACCTGGCCGGTTTCGCTTCCGAAGGTCTCGTAAGCGGCAAGATCACAGGCAAGGTCGGCGACAAGATCGCCGCCGGCAAGCTTGGCGAGAAGGAAGTCATCCAGGACGGAGACGGCACGCAGATCATGCTCGGTGATCCGTTCAAATTCGATGCGGGCAACATCGCGGAGTGGAAAGCGGTTTATTGA
- a CDS encoding ABC transporter permease: MEPRLLANRREFSLKAFILQWEWLLVVLIAAIFIMNTNLSSYFLDYANLRDATMGFLDKAFIVLPMVFIILMGDIDISVASIIALSSVIMADLYNHGVPMALAMLICLAVGTACGWINGMLIVRFKELSAVIVTLSTMIIYRGIAYMLLEDQASGKFPAWFKFLGWGYAGSIPFILIAFAVFAVGFAYLLHRTAFGRRVYAIGNNAMAARYSGVRVDRIKIIVFTLTGLMSAVAALFLTSRMGSTRPNIATGYELEVIAMVVLGGISTAGGKGRMIGAILAVFLIGFLRYGLGLVNVSAQSLLIILGLLLIFSVAIPQIKLRRAGGRKT, encoded by the coding sequence ATGGAACCCCGACTGCTCGCGAACAGGAGAGAGTTCTCCCTGAAGGCGTTCATCCTCCAGTGGGAATGGCTGCTCGTCGTCCTGATCGCCGCCATCTTCATCATGAATACGAATCTGTCGTCCTACTTCCTGGACTACGCCAACCTCAGGGACGCCACGATGGGCTTCCTCGACAAAGCGTTCATCGTGCTGCCGATGGTGTTCATCATCCTGATGGGGGACATCGACATCTCGGTCGCCTCCATCATCGCCTTGTCCTCCGTCATCATGGCCGATCTGTACAACCATGGCGTGCCCATGGCGCTGGCGATGCTCATCTGTCTGGCCGTCGGCACGGCGTGCGGCTGGATCAACGGAATGCTGATCGTGCGGTTCAAGGAATTGTCCGCCGTCATCGTCACCTTGTCGACCATGATCATCTACCGCGGCATCGCCTATATGCTGCTGGAGGATCAGGCATCGGGCAAATTCCCGGCCTGGTTCAAATTTCTCGGCTGGGGTTATGCCGGCTCGATCCCGTTCATCCTGATCGCCTTCGCCGTCTTCGCTGTCGGGTTCGCCTATCTGCTGCACCGCACCGCCTTCGGGCGGAGGGTGTACGCCATCGGCAACAACGCCATGGCGGCCCGCTACTCCGGGGTGCGGGTAGACCGGATCAAGATCATCGTCTTCACGCTCACCGGCCTGATGTCCGCAGTCGCCGCCCTGTTCCTCACTTCCCGGATGGGGAGCACCCGTCCCAACATCGCAACGGGCTATGAGCTGGAGGTCATCGCGATGGTCGTGCTCGGCGGCATCAGCACGGCTGGGGGCAAAGGCAGGATGATCGGCGCGATCCTCGCCGTCTTCCTGATCGGCTTCCTCCGCTACGGCTTGGGCCTGGTCAACGTATCCGCCCAATCGCTGCTCATCATTCTCGGCCTGCTCCTGATCTTCTCCGTCGCCATCCCGCAGATCAAGCTGCGCCGGGCCGGCGGCCGCAAAACCTGA
- a CDS encoding ABC transporter permease, translating into MSSEPAPQASADGRAAVAAKSKKPSLSATVAKFRELGLLVFIILLSAGVQLRNPSFLTLENLTDIATNTAILSILAVGMMLVIITRGIDLSIGATLALSGMVSALTVKNVPGIHPLIAVAIGVGIGLLCGMIIGMLVSWWRILPIIATLGMMNVFRGLTFEASGGKWISAHQMPASFKGIATGSVLGINNLILIAIVVYIIAACFVSHTRTGRRIYAVGSNPDSAEVSGIRSGRILWLVYTIMGGLSGLAGVLWVSKFASAQGDTASGYELSVIAACVLGGVSIAGGVGKISGIILGSILLGILNNALPMINVSPFWQMFIQGAIILVAVLINAMVKRGIDRTNLMRRKL; encoded by the coding sequence ATGAGCAGCGAGCCGGCCCCTCAGGCTTCGGCAGACGGCCGCGCAGCCGTTGCCGCCAAGTCCAAGAAGCCTTCGCTTAGCGCGACGGTCGCCAAGTTCAGGGAGCTTGGACTGCTCGTCTTCATTATCCTGCTGTCGGCAGGCGTCCAGCTCCGCAATCCGAGCTTCCTTACGCTGGAGAATCTGACCGATATCGCGACCAATACTGCCATTCTCTCCATTCTGGCCGTCGGCATGATGCTCGTCATCATCACCCGCGGCATCGATCTGTCGATCGGAGCGACGCTTGCGCTGTCCGGAATGGTGTCCGCCTTGACGGTCAAAAACGTTCCGGGCATCCATCCTCTGATCGCGGTGGCGATCGGCGTCGGAATCGGCCTGCTGTGCGGCATGATCATCGGCATGCTCGTCTCGTGGTGGAGGATCCTCCCGATCATCGCCACCCTCGGCATGATGAACGTCTTCCGCGGACTCACCTTCGAGGCCAGCGGCGGCAAATGGATCAGCGCCCATCAGATGCCGGCCAGCTTCAAGGGGATCGCGACCGGAAGCGTGCTCGGCATCAACAATCTGATTCTGATCGCCATCGTCGTCTACATCATCGCAGCTTGCTTTGTCAGCCATACCCGCACCGGCCGCAGAATCTACGCCGTCGGCAGCAATCCCGATTCGGCCGAGGTGAGCGGCATCCGCTCCGGCAGAATTCTCTGGCTCGTCTATACGATCATGGGCGGACTGTCCGGGCTCGCCGGCGTGCTGTGGGTGTCCAAATTCGCCTCCGCCCAAGGGGATACGGCATCCGGATACGAGCTCAGCGTCATCGCGGCCTGCGTCCTCGGCGGCGTCAGCATCGCAGGCGGAGTGGGCAAAATATCCGGCATCATCCTCGGCTCAATCCTGCTCGGCATCCTGAACAACGCCTTGCCGATGATCAACGTGTCGCCGTTCTGGCAGATGTTCATCCAGGGCGCCATCATCCTCGTCGCCGTCCTGATCAATGCGATGGTGAAGCGGGGAATCGACCGCACCAACCTGATGAGGAGGAAGCTATAA
- a CDS encoding sugar ABC transporter ATP-binding protein, which translates to MSETGYVLELNGITKIFPGVKALDQVYFKLKPGEIHALMGENGAGKSTFIKVITGVYSPEEGEVFLDGARVDFRHPTDAQKAGIAAIYQHVTCYPDLSVTENIFMGHEKVRRGTGRIRWSEMHEEAGRLLNELGAAFSPKTPMGSLSVAEQQIVEIAKALSVDAKIIIMDEPTAALTGSESEELYRIAERLRDQGKAIIFISHRFEDMYRLASRVTVFRDSKYIGTWNVDEISNHDLIVAMVGREISQLFPKTEAERGEELLRVERLGRTGYFADISFSLRRGEILGLTGLVGAGRTEVCETLFGIARPDAGSIYIHGARRSLRNPLDAMRAGIGYLPEDRQKQGLVLEWGIGANITLPTLEKFREKGGISLRKEQETSKRLAEKLRVKAKSVFDLVSSLSGGNQQKVVFAKLLNADLDVLILDEPTKGVDVGAKSAIYEIISELACQGYGIVMVSSEMPEIIGMCDRVAVMREGRITAVLDREGLTQEAILSASMDDSRAKGVGA; encoded by the coding sequence ATGTCCGAGACAGGATACGTTCTGGAGCTGAACGGCATCACCAAAATATTTCCCGGCGTCAAGGCGCTCGATCAAGTCTACTTCAAGCTGAAGCCGGGCGAAATCCACGCTCTCATGGGGGAGAACGGCGCGGGAAAATCGACATTCATCAAAGTGATCACAGGGGTGTACTCGCCGGAGGAGGGAGAGGTGTTCCTGGACGGAGCCAGGGTGGACTTCCGCCATCCGACCGATGCCCAGAAGGCAGGCATCGCAGCCATCTACCAGCATGTCACCTGCTACCCCGATCTCAGCGTCACCGAGAATATCTTCATGGGCCACGAAAAGGTCCGGCGCGGTACAGGACGCATTCGCTGGAGCGAGATGCATGAGGAGGCCGGACGCCTGCTGAACGAGCTCGGAGCCGCCTTCAGCCCGAAAACGCCGATGGGCTCGCTGAGCGTCGCCGAGCAGCAGATCGTCGAGATCGCCAAGGCGCTCTCGGTCGACGCCAAGATCATCATCATGGACGAGCCGACGGCGGCGCTGACCGGCAGCGAGAGCGAGGAGCTGTACCGGATTGCGGAGCGGCTGCGGGATCAGGGCAAAGCCATCATATTCATCTCCCACCGCTTCGAGGATATGTACCGGCTGGCCAGCCGCGTCACGGTATTCCGGGATTCGAAATACATCGGGACCTGGAACGTCGATGAAATCTCCAACCACGATCTGATCGTCGCCATGGTCGGCCGGGAAATCTCCCAGCTGTTCCCCAAGACGGAGGCGGAGCGGGGGGAGGAGCTGCTGCGGGTCGAGAGACTGGGCCGAACCGGCTACTTCGCGGATATTTCCTTCTCGCTGCGGCGCGGCGAGATTCTCGGCCTGACCGGCCTCGTCGGCGCGGGCCGGACGGAGGTGTGCGAGACGCTGTTCGGCATCGCCCGGCCCGATGCGGGAAGCATCTACATCCACGGCGCCAGGCGGAGCCTGAGGAATCCGCTCGACGCGATGAGAGCCGGCATCGGCTATCTGCCCGAGGACCGGCAGAAGCAGGGACTCGTGCTGGAATGGGGCATCGGCGCCAACATCACGCTGCCGACGCTGGAGAAGTTCCGGGAGAAAGGCGGCATCAGCCTCCGCAAGGAGCAGGAGACTTCCAAGCGGCTGGCGGAGAAGCTGAGAGTGAAGGCCAAGAGCGTCTTCGATCTCGTCAGCTCCCTCTCCGGCGGCAATCAGCAGAAGGTCGTCTTCGCCAAGCTGTTGAATGCGGATCTGGATGTGCTCATCCTCGACGAGCCGACAAAAGGCGTCGATGTCGGCGCCAAATCGGCCATCTATGAAATCATCAGCGAGCTGGCGTGCCAAGGCTACGGCATCGTCATGGTATCGTCCGAGATGCCGGAGATCATCGGCATGTGCGACCGGGTGGCCGTCATGAGGGAAGGCCGAATCACGGCTGTGCTGGACCGCGAGGGCCTGACACAGGAAGCGATCCTGTCCGCTTCCATGGACGACAGCCGAGCCAAGGGGGTGGGAGCATGA
- a CDS encoding L-rhamnose mutarotase — protein sequence MPSRKFAWTWTVKEECLEEYVRMHLDPWPEIMSEHSRAGIRNYSIFQNGRQFFYCFECDDVEAAFAVIDESEACRRWNAITSGMVEGSFDFSRAEPIRPLREVFYLS from the coding sequence ATGCCAAGCCGTAAATTCGCCTGGACCTGGACCGTGAAGGAGGAATGCCTCGAGGAGTATGTGAGGATGCATCTGGATCCCTGGCCGGAAATCATGTCCGAGCATTCCAGGGCGGGCATCCGCAATTATTCCATCTTCCAGAACGGCCGCCAGTTCTTTTATTGCTTCGAATGCGACGATGTCGAGGCGGCATTCGCCGTCATCGACGAGAGCGAGGCTTGCCGGCGCTGGAACGCCATCACCTCCGGCATGGTCGAGGGCTCGTTCGACTTCAGCCGGGCGGAGCCGATCCGGCCGCTGCGCGAAGTCTTTTATCTGAGCTGA
- a CDS encoding response regulator encodes MSMPIRTMIVDDEPRIRRGIQRLVLALGEGWEVVGTAGDGKEALSLIDGLNGAVDLVITDVKMPEMDGLELIRELGKSYSCRTLLISGFDDFVYVQAALREGALDYILKPVDRDQFRSSMTQLGDTIRNDRFKLHKQAETEREAEKLKKSRQVQTLSYIASANIDSTALGYGVDEFPKGSYLLLLVRLDAMPVKTRAYTSRDWKAYYYALENIVAETVESEMLGSGRMGWSFLGAESDFWVLLHFPPHEEEIRRTVEGVAEQIRVSIQTFTPFTATIAYGDRIEDLHLLPEARRQAMALVNFRFLHGGNQVFHCAPPLGEPLSGPQEKEVMALTQKLKRYVDQCSGKEALEAVRSLFGLLEKIPSPAHLQASVMNAVILLHTAWLETKLGIGEGISIEDEIRKVKRANSLQELKAGVVSLTERVLDEIRSARRSGSSKPVELAKQWIREHLAEEVTIKKIADHVYLNPTYLSEYFKLQTGETILDYLTTQRMEKARELLGDPELRLQDLSGKVGYQDVKYFSRLFKQKTGMTPSAYRERTLRSIREETKHHAKP; translated from the coding sequence ATGAGCATGCCGATCCGAACGATGATCGTGGATGACGAGCCCCGCATCCGGCGGGGAATCCAGCGTCTCGTCCTTGCTCTCGGAGAAGGATGGGAGGTCGTCGGCACCGCCGGAGACGGGAAGGAGGCGCTGAGCCTCATCGACGGGCTGAACGGTGCCGTCGATCTCGTCATTACGGATGTGAAGATGCCCGAAATGGACGGGCTGGAGCTGATCCGGGAGCTGGGCAAGTCCTATTCCTGCCGCACGCTGCTGATCAGCGGCTTCGACGATTTCGTCTATGTGCAGGCCGCTTTGCGGGAAGGGGCGCTGGACTATATCCTGAAGCCTGTCGACCGCGACCAATTCCGCAGCAGCATGACTCAGCTCGGAGATACGATCCGCAATGACCGCTTCAAGCTGCACAAGCAGGCGGAGACGGAGCGGGAGGCGGAAAAGTTGAAGAAGAGCCGGCAGGTCCAGACGCTGAGTTATATCGCTTCCGCCAATATCGACAGCACCGCGCTCGGATATGGGGTGGACGAGTTTCCGAAGGGAAGCTATCTCCTTCTGCTTGTCCGGCTGGATGCGATGCCGGTGAAGACGCGTGCGTACACGTCCAGAGACTGGAAAGCGTATTACTACGCTCTGGAAAACATCGTGGCCGAAACGGTGGAAAGCGAGATGCTCGGCTCCGGGCGAATGGGCTGGAGCTTTCTCGGCGCCGAATCCGACTTCTGGGTGCTGCTTCATTTCCCTCCCCATGAAGAGGAGATCCGGCGGACCGTTGAAGGTGTGGCGGAGCAGATCCGCGTCTCGATCCAGACGTTCACGCCATTCACGGCGACGATCGCATACGGCGACCGAATCGAGGATCTGCATCTGCTGCCGGAGGCGAGGCGCCAAGCGATGGCTCTCGTGAATTTCCGTTTCCTGCATGGAGGCAACCAAGTCTTCCACTGTGCTCCTCCGCTCGGCGAGCCGTTATCCGGGCCGCAGGAGAAGGAGGTGATGGCGCTCACGCAGAAGCTGAAGCGCTACGTGGACCAGTGCAGCGGCAAGGAAGCGCTGGAGGCGGTGCGTTCCCTGTTCGGGCTGCTCGAGAAGATTCCGTCGCCCGCCCATCTTCAGGCGTCGGTCATGAATGCCGTCATCCTGCTCCATACCGCTTGGCTGGAAACCAAGCTCGGCATAGGCGAGGGGATTTCGATCGAAGACGAGATCCGGAAGGTCAAGCGGGCGAACAGCCTGCAGGAGCTAAAGGCCGGCGTCGTTTCATTGACCGAGAGGGTGCTGGACGAGATCCGCTCTGCCCGCCGGAGCGGCAGCAGCAAGCCCGTCGAGCTGGCCAAGCAGTGGATACGGGAGCATCTGGCCGAGGAGGTCACGATCAAGAAAATAGCCGATCATGTCTATTTGAATCCGACCTATCTCAGCGAATACTTCAAGCTGCAGACCGGAGAAACGATTCTGGATTACCTGACGACGCAGCGTATGGAGAAAGCCAGGGAGCTGCTCGGCGATCCGGAGCTCAGGCTGCAGGATCTGAGCGGCAAGGTCGGCTATCAGGATGTCAAGTATTTCAGCCGCCTGTTCAAGCAGAAGACCGGAATGACGCCCTCCGCCTACAGAGAGCGAACGCTCCGGTCGATACGAGAGGAGACGAAGCATCATGCCAAGCCGTAA